Proteins from a genomic interval of Gadus morhua chromosome 21, gadMor3.0, whole genome shotgun sequence:
- the knstrn gene encoding small kinetochore-associated protein isoform X1, whose translation MSSKNPKAAHPTLEMKEGGNLKPQKENAQRKNAPKVFKGASTRYGQQEELKDQNQLLLVSNEQLQNSLTESQQKVTELGLQFKDLEKENADIQKRLNDCHVLLVAGKIDPVSGDAIAQPSKNQGKEVLNISRDLIKELGNFTDIGTKQLEQLKVFQTAIADLHGEGEHVMQEREDFSLQVLEMEKALEEAEQLLIE comes from the exons ATGTCTTCAAAGAACCCCAAAG CTGCACATCCTACTCTCGAAATGAAAGAGGGGGGTAATCTTAAACCTCAAAAGGAGAACGCACAAAG GAAAAATGCTCCCAAAGTTTTTAAAGG AGCGTCCACTAGATATGGGCAGCAGGAAGAGCTGAAGGACCAGAACCAGCTTTTGTTGGTTTCGAATGAGCAGCTGCAGAACAGTCTCACGGAGTCCCAG cAAAAAGTTACTGAGCTGGGACTGCAGTTCAAAGACCTGGAGAAGGAAAATGCAGATATCCAGAAACGCCTTAATGACTGTCACGTTCTCCTAGTGGCTGGAAAGATAGACCCAG TTTCAGGTGATGCCATTGCCCAACCTTCTAAAAATCAGGGAAAAGAAGTGTTG AACATATCCAGAGACCTTATAAAAGAACTCGGGAACTTCACAGATATCGGCACAAAGCAACTTGAACAACTAAAA gtaTTCCAAACGGCCATAGCAGATCTACATGGAGAAGGAGAACATGTCATGCAGGAAAGAGAGGACTTTTCCCTACAGGTTCTGGAAATGGAAAAAGCCCTTGAAGAAGCTGAGCAActcttaattgaataa
- the knstrn gene encoding small kinetochore-associated protein isoform X2 — MKEGGNLKPQKENAQRKNAPKVFKGASTRYGQQEELKDQNQLLLVSNEQLQNSLTESQQKVTELGLQFKDLEKENADIQKRLNDCHVLLVAGKIDPVSGDAIAQPSKNQGKEVLNISRDLIKELGNFTDIGTKQLEQLKVFQTAIADLHGEGEHVMQEREDFSLQVLEMEKALEEAEQLLIE; from the exons ATGAAAGAGGGGGGTAATCTTAAACCTCAAAAGGAGAACGCACAAAG GAAAAATGCTCCCAAAGTTTTTAAAGG AGCGTCCACTAGATATGGGCAGCAGGAAGAGCTGAAGGACCAGAACCAGCTTTTGTTGGTTTCGAATGAGCAGCTGCAGAACAGTCTCACGGAGTCCCAG cAAAAAGTTACTGAGCTGGGACTGCAGTTCAAAGACCTGGAGAAGGAAAATGCAGATATCCAGAAACGCCTTAATGACTGTCACGTTCTCCTAGTGGCTGGAAAGATAGACCCAG TTTCAGGTGATGCCATTGCCCAACCTTCTAAAAATCAGGGAAAAGAAGTGTTG AACATATCCAGAGACCTTATAAAAGAACTCGGGAACTTCACAGATATCGGCACAAAGCAACTTGAACAACTAAAA gtaTTCCAAACGGCCATAGCAGATCTACATGGAGAAGGAGAACATGTCATGCAGGAAAGAGAGGACTTTTCCCTACAGGTTCTGGAAATGGAAAAAGCCCTTGAAGAAGCTGAGCAActcttaattgaataa
- the LOC115534244 gene encoding F-box only protein 30: MEAPHEHCASCVNLRCTTKPVAGASCDLTACPLACGATFHSCKSAEHRLLCPLERVPCLNSGFGCPITLVRQKMASHLEVCPAGLVCCTMEWNRWPVSSLDYTSQLSRCSSSGGGVEEPEQLDMALALQDQRMLLESLKVVAMAPTRWEPAVARTKVRGAVRMDLPESAPEASASSSCESVHRPSPGLAPPLPPGSAKERIANGIDGLTDEHYGRLYEATLETARSLAAALDVFRAANALECGGGAGGQRGESDARGGKLTNGLDVAEEASAVDGEQERCRCHGCLTTSACHLGTQLPGEPSPGTTGSTARRGQDQEDPNTVPPPPQGNPKEPCVAPYDRPHVVPGIAQRAGHVILEDRGLAVLDARGTEHRPNKPPGFRHVVGPLASAAGRRGPLPDRSHPTSPPSLEDRSVDTSDLEQGAVESTGLGEMDPVAAALLFCLEESRECRRISDKVRVDGRRVDVGTQTFTFPAAILVTNTRVGEMASASACDHAAHQLSCPSPLRTLRLGLALESLEVEVPHGRFLTFQPPYQHTFSFLCGQAFRRDQFSWHSANVHADIHAGLSGWMEHRCPLAYYGCTFSQRRLGPAGQEGRGAARVVHDGRLQSFGVRPCTPLLHDGPRSDQLTGLPMEILWHIAGFLDSFSLCQLSVVSRGMRDVCSSLLQTRGVVDLQWERRLGPQGTVCWHVKNKVWRFSTAFSAVTKWRFSDLPSMSDHLRECRFNTPEPQTEPVPLPAMCTARDRQSLRRLLRPVTQCHHVTCPSPHAL; the protein is encoded by the exons ATGGAGGCACCCCACGAGCACTGCGCGTCCTGCGTGAACCTGCGGTGCACGACGAAACCCGTAGCGGGCGCTTCCTGTGACCTCACGGCCTGTCCGCTGGCCTGCGGTGCTACGTTCCACTCCTGTAAGAGCGCCGAGCATCGCCTCCTCTGCCCGCTGGAGAGGGTTCCCTGCCTGAACAGCGGCTTCGGCTGCCCCATCACCCTGGTGCGCCAGAAGATGGCCTCCCACCTGGAGGTCTGTCCAGCGGGCCTGGTGTGCTGCACCATGGAGTGGAACAGGTGGCCGGTCAGTAGTCTGGACTACACCTCTCAGCTGAGCCGCTGCAGCAGCAGTGGGGGTGGCGTGGAGGAGCCGGAGCAGCTGGACATGGCGCTCGCCCTGCAGGACCAGCGCATGCTGCTCGAGTCCCTGAAggtggttgccatggcgccCACGAGGTGGGAGCCGGCTGTTGCCAGGACTAAAGTGCGCGGGGCTGTGCGTATGGATCTGCCAGAATCAGCCCCTGAGGCGTCGGCCTCGTCCTCCTGCGAAAGTGTGCATCGGCCCTCGCCGGGcttggctccgcctcttccgcccGGCTCAGCCAAGGAGAGGATAGCCAATGGGATCGACGGTTTAACTGATGAGCACTATGGTCGGCTCTACGAGGCCACGCTGGAGACCGCCAGGAGCCTGGCGGCCGCTCTAGATGTGTTCCGCGCCGCCAACGCCCTCGAGTgcggaggaggggcggggggccagagaggggagagcgacGCCAGGGGAGGAAAGCTAACCAACGGGCTCGACGTGGCCGAAGAGGCCAGCGCCGTCGACGGCGAGCAAGAGCGCTGCCGTTGTCACGGCTGTCTGACCACCAGCGCTTGTCATCTTGGAACGCAGTTGCCAGGTGAGCCGTCGCCGGGGACGACAGGCTCCACAGCACGCCGCGGCCAGGACCAGGAAGACCCAAACacggtcccccctcccccacagggGAATCCTAAGGAGCCGTGCGTAGCGCCGTACGACCGGCCCCACGTGGTCCCGGGCATTGCACAGAGGGCTGGTCACGTGATCCTGGAGGACAGGGGGCTGGCTGTCTTGGACGCCAGGGGAACTGAACACCGCCCCAACAAACCCCCGGGGTTTCGACATGTCGTAGGGCCGCTTGCATCGGCCGCCGGCCGGAGGGGCCCCCTCCCTGACCGATCCCATCCCACCTCGCCCCCCTCGTTGGAGGACCGTTCGGTGGACACGTCAGACCTCGAGCAGGGGGCGGTCGAATCGACGGGCCTGGGGGAGATGGACCCAGTGGCGGCCGCCCTCCTCTTCTGCCTGGAGGAGTCCAGGGAGTGCCGGCGGATATCGGACAAGGTGCGCGTGGACGGACGCCGCGTGGACGTCGGCACGCAGACCTTCACCTTCCCGGCGGCCATTTTGGTCACCAACACCAGAGTGGGCGAAATGGCCTCGGCCTCCGCGTGCGACCATGCCGCGCACCAGCTGTCGTGCCCCAGCCCCCTGCGCACACTCCGCCTGGGCCTGGCCCTGGAgagcctggaggtggaggtcccCCACGGGCGCTTCCTCACGTTCCAGCCCCCCTACCAGCACACCTTCTCCTTCCTGTGCGGCCAGGCCTTCCGCAGGGACCAGTTCTCCTGGCACTCGGCAAACGTCCACGCAGACATCCACGCCGGCCTCAGCGGCTGGATGGAGCACCGCTGCCCCCTGGCGTACTACGGGTGCACCTTCTCCCAGCGCAGGCTGGGCCCCGCCGGCCAGGAGGGCCGGGGGGCAGCCAGGGTGGTCCACGACGGGAGGCTGCAGTCCTTCGGCGTGCGGCCATGCACTCCCCTTCTCCACGATGGCCCGCGGTCGGACCAGCTCACAGGACTTCCCATGGAGATCCTGTGGCACATCGCCGGATTCCTGGACAGCTTCAGTCTGTGCCAGCTGTCTGTGGTGTCCCGTGGCATGAGGGACGTGTGTTCCAGTCTGCTCCAGACCAGGGGCGTGGTGGACCTGCAgtgggagaggaggctgggcCCCCAAGGCACCGTCTGCTGGCACGTTAAAAACAAA GTGTGGAGATTCAGCACGGCCTTCAGCGCCGTCACCAAGTGGCGCTTCAGCGACCTGCCCAGCATGTCGGACCACCTCAGGGAATGCCGCTTCAACACGCCGGAGCCCCAGACCGAGCCCGTGCCTCTACCGGCCATGTGCACGGCGCGCGACCGGCAATCCCTCCGGCGCCTGCTTCGCCCCGTGACCCAATGCCACCACGTCACGTGTCCGTCGCCACACGCTTTATGA